The genomic segment GTTCAAGTGTGTTTATCTTTTAGCTTTACGGTCAAGACCGCCACCTCTAAGCGCAGCGTAGGTGGGTTTTAATCAGGTGGAGTAGACTCTCCATCTGATTCCCCGATGTTTCAGCTTGCTGAAACGAGTTCACTTATTAGATTATCCCCAAGTATAAATAGAAAAGAACCGCCCATCAAGAAGTATTTCTCCTCAATCGGCGGTCAAATTCGTTTTATTTTTCTATATCAATTTCTACACCAGATTTAAATTCAATAGTTAGTTTATCATCATAGACCGTTATTTTCTCTATAAGTCTCCTTACTAGTTGCTCATCATACTCCTCAAGGAGGATGGATTGTTCATTAATGAATTTTTCCATATCTTCTAGCCTTTGCTTGGAGCCCTTTTTGCCAGCTTCTTCTGCTAAAGCCTTATGCCTTTCCTCTCTGAGCCTGTAAATCTCATCGGCTATATCGTTATAATCTTCTTTGGAATTGGCCAGCCTCAAAAGGTCTTTTTGTAATTCCTCTAGCTTTTTATCTATCTCAGAAACAATATTATTGTCCGTTTCACTTATCACTGTTTCTATATTTTCCTTTAAGGTAATCAAAAAGTCATCTTTTTGCCCAAGTAGCTTATTAATTGCATCCACCGTAGCTAAGCCTATCATGTCCTCTTGTACAGTTCGAGAATGACAAGCTAACCCTGTATTCTCAAGCCTACTGACACATCTCCAAACAATCGATTTTTTGCCTCTGTTATTCCAATGAACTCTACGGTATATTTCACCACACGTTTGAAACTGCGATTTTTCGCGCGTGACCCCCCGCCCGTTTCCGGGGTGAAAAGTGGTAGAGATTTAGACCCCCCTACCCTATAAACTGCAGAAAATCTCAAAAGCTAAGCAGTTCTTTGAATTTCGTGAGATTTTTTGCATCTATTTTAAGCCGTTTTTCGGCATTGTTTTCAAACGAGGTATTTGCCCCTGTTAAAAAAGAAGTGAGTGTTTTTATTTACTTGTCAGTCAAACGAACAATTTGACAATTGACCGTCATTCTGTCCAATAAAGTCTGGCAAAGATGCTTATCCTCAGCTGCATCTATCCATGCTGACAGTTCACGATTGGTTATAAAAATAATGCTTCTGGCTTCATTAAGAAAGGTAACTGCCCGGTAGAAAACCTGCAGTTCTGCCCTGGTTGGTTCCACATAAAAGACATCATCAATAATAATTAAGTCACATTCCTGCATATAAGAAAAGATCGCTTCTGCTTTTGGATTTGTGGCTTTCTTTTCTGCCACTGCGATAAAATTATCAAAAGGCGCATAATAGGTTTTATGTCCATTGCTGATTGCAGTTTCTCCAAGTTGCGCTGCAAGACCGGTCTTACCCGTCCCGCATTTTCCCAGCAGGATTGAG from the Caloramator mitchellensis genome contains:
- a CDS encoding recombinase zinc beta ribbon domain-containing protein encodes the protein MSTTFHPGNGRGVTREKSQFQTCGEIYRRVHWNNRGKKSIVWRCVSRLENTGLACHSRTVQEDMIGLATVDAINKLLGQKDDFLITLKENIETVISETDNNIVSEIDKKLEELQKDLLRLANSKEDYNDIADEIYRLREERHKALAEEAGKKGSKQRLEDMEKFINEQSILLEEYDEQLVRRLIEKITVYDDKLTIEFKSGVEIDIEK
- a CDS encoding ATP-binding protein, with the translated sequence MADITEIRELAQKLNLWNIARGYIDLNDEKLSNLDYLKMVLEKELEIRARQKHTKLRKASKLPNKAFDASDSNKGLKWQIKQLSNLTWLKEEQNSILLGKCGTGKTGLAAQLGETAISNGHKTYYAPFDNFIAVAEKKATNPKAEAIFSYMQECDLIIIDDVFYVEPTRAELQVFYRAVTFLNEARSIIFITNRELSAWIDAAEDKHLCQTLLDRMTVNCQIVRLTDK